One segment of Bacillus alkalisoli DNA contains the following:
- a CDS encoding DNA alkylation repair protein, with protein sequence MTSPYLCPNCKTNRSRFNIIEQVPKSVKLNPQTGEVLTEFSSENLDAFHIAYKGPSHKVQCGTCGQIEEERTFIKHAELKNT encoded by the coding sequence ATGACTTCACCATATTTATGCCCAAATTGTAAAACGAACCGATCTCGTTTTAATATTATTGAACAAGTACCTAAATCGGTAAAACTTAATCCACAAACGGGCGAAGTTTTAACAGAATTCTCTTCTGAAAACTTAGATGCTTTCCATATTGCTTATAAAGGTCCTTCACATAAAGTGCAATGTGGAACATGTGGGCAAATTGAAGAAGAAAGAACTTTCATTAAACACGCAGAATTAAAAAATACGTGA
- a CDS encoding MerR family transcriptional regulator yields MKFDEKSYKEKKVISIGTVRELTGLSERQIRYYEERKLIFPARTASGIRKYSFLDIEKLVEIANHIEDGVQTYEIRQQWKKKEKEQENWKKQMLKGQIQAHFNKNNTGHS; encoded by the coding sequence ATGAAGTTTGATGAAAAATCGTATAAAGAGAAAAAAGTAATTTCTATAGGTACCGTTCGAGAGCTAACTGGATTATCCGAGAGACAAATTCGCTATTATGAAGAACGAAAACTAATTTTCCCTGCAAGAACAGCTTCAGGCATACGTAAATACTCTTTCTTAGACATAGAAAAACTTGTAGAAATAGCTAATCATATCGAAGACGGCGTACAAACGTATGAAATTAGACAACAGTGGAAAAAGAAAGAAAAAGAACAAGAAAACTGGAAAAAGCAAATGTTAAAAGGGCAAATTCAAGCACATTTCAATAAAAACAATACTGGACATTCTTAA
- a CDS encoding CobW family GTP-binding protein, with translation MQKKIDVYILSGFLGSGKTTLLKKMLKSETELGRKVAVIMNELGSVSIDSDQVPKDLPLSELFDGCICCTIQEKLESTVQGLLYEKDLDAIYIETTGAAHPIEVLDTLLSPLFASRLEIAKVVSLLDVTRWNDRHTFSIQIQQLIREQIKHADLIILNKTDLLSEEKVASVLFEIQQINPKAACFLTSFADIPLDSWKTISSIERDKHEALHVKNELNLRTFVYEFKNEIDLDEFEDWLKNLPDTIYRIKGYIKFKNTSSIYLFQYSYGTPLYLKEPIKVPLNLVIIGEELQKDILTSQLKKLEEAGTKLN, from the coding sequence TTGCAAAAAAAAATAGATGTTTACATCCTTTCAGGTTTTTTAGGTAGTGGTAAGACGACATTACTGAAAAAAATGCTGAAATCTGAAACGGAACTAGGTAGAAAAGTCGCGGTTATAATGAACGAATTAGGGAGTGTATCCATAGACTCTGATCAAGTACCGAAAGATTTACCTTTGTCTGAACTTTTTGATGGATGTATTTGTTGCACCATTCAAGAAAAATTGGAGTCTACTGTCCAAGGTTTATTATATGAAAAAGACTTAGACGCTATTTACATTGAGACAACTGGTGCAGCACACCCTATCGAAGTATTGGATACGTTATTGTCCCCTCTGTTTGCAAGTAGGTTAGAGATTGCAAAAGTAGTATCATTACTTGATGTAACAAGGTGGAATGATAGACATACTTTCTCCATACAAATCCAACAATTAATTAGAGAGCAAATCAAGCATGCGGATCTAATTATTTTAAATAAAACAGATTTACTTTCAGAAGAAAAAGTAGCTTCCGTATTATTTGAAATTCAACAAATAAACCCAAAGGCCGCTTGTTTCCTGACATCATTCGCTGATATACCTTTAGATAGTTGGAAAACAATCTCTTCCATCGAAAGAGACAAACATGAAGCGTTGCATGTGAAAAACGAGCTGAATTTACGTACATTTGTTTATGAGTTTAAAAATGAAATCGATTTAGACGAATTCGAAGACTGGTTAAAGAATCTTCCCGATACTATTTATCGAATAAAAGGTTATATAAAATTCAAGAATACGAGCAGTATCTACTTGTTTCAATATTCATACGGCACACCACTCTACTTAAAAGAACCAATTAAAGTACCATTAAATCTCGTAATCATCGGTGAAGAATTACAAAAAGATATACTAACATCCCAATTAAAAAAATTAGAAGAGGCTGGGACAAAACTAAATTGA
- the msrB gene encoding peptide-methionine (R)-S-oxide reductase MsrB: MKSAWKDSDRDQKVKQNLTAIQYEVTQNNGTEPPFRNEFWNHTEEGIYVDIVSGEPLFSSLDKYDAGCGWPSFTRPIKKEQVVEEMDVTHNMVRTEVRSKDADSHLGHVFEDGPREKGGLRYCINSAALRFIKVDDLEKEGYGEYKSLFI; this comes from the coding sequence ATTAAAAGTGCATGGAAAGATTCTGATCGTGACCAAAAGGTAAAACAGAATTTAACTGCCATTCAATACGAAGTGACACAAAATAATGGAACAGAACCTCCGTTTAGAAATGAGTTTTGGAATCACACAGAAGAAGGAATTTATGTGGATATCGTTTCTGGTGAACCTTTATTTAGCTCGTTAGATAAATATGATGCAGGTTGCGGGTGGCCAAGTTTTACAAGACCGATAAAAAAAGAGCAAGTAGTTGAAGAAATGGATGTAACCCATAACATGGTACGAACGGAAGTTAGAAGCAAAGATGCAGACTCACATTTAGGTCATGTTTTTGAAGACGGACCTCGCGAAAAAGGTGGACTACGTTATTGTATAAACTCCGCTGCATTACGATTTATTAAAGTCGATGACCTTGAAAAAGAAGGATATGGGGAATACAAATCTCTATTTATATGA
- a CDS encoding methyl-accepting chemotaxis protein, producing MSGFSNDVTGVAQVFQQLTDRIEQTNELTKNIKQITEQTNLLALNASIEAARAGEAGKGFAVVANEIRKLAHITEQTTVEINDNLLALNHSKDTVLQKLTSNLDQLNQNVQSTKDVEDYFNRIEKTLKLLESTVADYSRFAFDVKEKTKQTDSYTSDFAAWMEEASAGLQQMSANIQQLNDENGHIGHSLESIEEILHSMENKK from the coding sequence ATGAGTGGTTTTTCAAACGATGTTACAGGAGTAGCCCAAGTCTTTCAACAACTGACAGATCGAATCGAACAAACGAATGAATTAACGAAAAACATTAAGCAAATTACGGAACAAACAAACTTACTAGCTCTAAATGCCTCTATCGAAGCAGCCCGTGCTGGCGAAGCGGGTAAAGGTTTTGCCGTTGTAGCAAACGAAATAAGAAAGCTAGCTCATATTACTGAACAAACAACTGTGGAAATTAATGATAACTTATTAGCTTTAAATCACTCTAAAGACACTGTATTACAAAAGTTAACAAGCAACTTGGACCAATTGAATCAAAATGTTCAGTCTACAAAAGATGTAGAAGATTATTTTAATCGAATTGAAAAAACGTTAAAACTTCTAGAATCAACCGTTGCAGACTACTCCCGTTTTGCTTTTGATGTGAAAGAAAAAACGAAACAAACGGACTCTTATACAAGTGATTTCGCAGCATGGATGGAAGAGGCTTCAGCAGGTCTTCAACAAATGAGTGCAAACATTCAGCAATTAAATGATGAAAATGGGCATATTGGTCATTCATTAGAGTCCATCGAAGAAATTCTTCATTCCATGGAAAATAAAAAATAA
- a CDS encoding YjcZ family sporulation protein, with protein MHDYCYYTYGQCGYPTGVAGAHTGNTFVLIVVLFILLIIVGACYCK; from the coding sequence ATGCACGATTACTGTTATTACACTTACGGTCAATGTGGTTATCCAACAGGTGTAGCTGGAGCGCACACAGGTAATACGTTCGTATTAATCGTCGTATTATTTATTCTTTTAATTATCGTTGGAGCTTGCTACTGCAAATAA
- a CDS encoding NAD(P)/FAD-dependent oxidoreductase — protein sequence MNQNYDVIVVGAGPAGIFACYELTLKLPNAKILLIDKGHNIYKRNCPILQKKIEKCPPAAGRKEFAGCLPACSITNGFGGAGAYSDGKFNITSEFGGWMTDYLPESTVVDLIKYVDSINLKHGATDSITDPLTEEVKDIERRGYAVGLKLLRAQVRHLGTEQNLAILKDIYEYLTTKIEMQYKVEVEDIITEKMDGKHSIKGIELKDGTTYTAPYVMVAPGRDGSKWLTKVLKARRLKMINNQVDIGVRVETSNIVMQEINKHLYEGKFIYNTSVGTRVRTFCSNPSGHVVVENHSGIMLANGHAYKDPKLGSENTNFALLVSHKFADPFDKPNEYAHEVSTLANSLSNGGIIVQKYGDILKGRRSTENRIKEGFLEPSMKEAVPGDLGLVLPYNTMKSLIEMMEALDHVTPGLASEHTLFYGVEAKFYSARPKLTDKFETEISGLYVGGDGAGITRGLAQASASGVWVARDMLRKMGTTTTIRTLETV from the coding sequence ATGAACCAAAATTATGATGTTATCGTTGTTGGGGCTGGCCCAGCTGGAATATTTGCTTGTTACGAATTAACATTAAAATTACCGAATGCTAAAATTTTATTAATAGATAAAGGTCACAACATATATAAACGTAATTGTCCTATTCTTCAAAAAAAGATTGAGAAATGTCCACCTGCTGCTGGTAGAAAAGAATTCGCAGGGTGCTTACCGGCATGTTCCATTACAAACGGATTTGGAGGAGCAGGAGCATACTCCGATGGTAAGTTTAACATTACAAGTGAGTTTGGCGGTTGGATGACAGATTACCTTCCAGAATCAACGGTTGTTGATTTAATTAAATACGTTGACTCCATTAATTTAAAACACGGAGCGACAGATTCCATAACGGATCCATTAACAGAAGAAGTAAAAGATATTGAAAGAAGAGGCTATGCAGTTGGTTTAAAGCTGTTAAGAGCGCAAGTACGCCATCTTGGTACAGAGCAAAACTTAGCAATCTTAAAAGATATTTATGAGTATTTAACAACTAAAATTGAAATGCAATATAAAGTAGAAGTAGAAGATATTATTACAGAGAAAATGGACGGTAAGCACAGTATTAAAGGTATTGAGCTAAAAGATGGCACAACCTATACAGCACCATACGTAATGGTTGCACCAGGACGAGACGGTTCGAAGTGGTTAACAAAAGTATTAAAAGCTCGCCGCTTAAAAATGATCAATAACCAAGTTGATATCGGAGTTCGCGTAGAAACGTCTAATATCGTAATGCAAGAAATTAATAAACACTTATATGAAGGAAAGTTTATTTATAACACTTCAGTAGGTACAAGAGTACGTACTTTCTGTAGCAATCCATCAGGTCATGTTGTCGTGGAAAACCACTCAGGAATTATGTTAGCAAATGGGCATGCATACAAAGACCCTAAATTAGGTAGTGAAAATACGAACTTTGCCCTACTAGTTTCACATAAATTTGCTGATCCTTTTGATAAACCAAATGAGTACGCACATGAAGTTTCTACTTTAGCAAACAGTCTTTCGAATGGTGGAATCATTGTTCAAAAATACGGTGATATTTTAAAAGGGCGTCGCTCAACTGAGAACAGAATTAAAGAAGGATTTTTAGAGCCATCTATGAAAGAAGCAGTTCCTGGAGATTTAGGGTTAGTTTTACCGTATAATACAATGAAAAGCTTGATCGAGATGATGGAAGCACTAGACCACGTAACACCTGGTTTAGCATCTGAACATACATTATTCTATGGGGTAGAGGCAAAGTTTTACTCAGCACGTCCGAAGCTTACGGATAAATTTGAAACGGAAATTTCCGGCCTTTATGTTGGTGGTGACGGAGCAGGTATTACACGTGGATTAGCACAAGCAAGTGCAAGCGGTGTTTGGGTTGCAAGAGACATGTTAAGGAAAATGGGTACAACAACAACTATACGTACGTTAGAAACAGTATAA